TCTGCTCTATATTTATCATATTTTTAACATCAATTATCTGATTGTTGTAAGTATAGCTGTGTTAATATTCCTTTATGGAGCTGTATTACTTAGAAATCAGGATTCAAAAACAGCAAATAAAGTTTCAAAATACTTAAAAACCGGAATGCTAATTGCATTTATTGCATTTGCTATTGGAACATTTACAATAACTTTTTAAAAAATAAATTATAAAAAAATTATTTAATGATTTTTAATGATTTAAATTTAAAAAGTAATGATGCTAAGTTTATATTAGTCGTCCTTATAATCAGTTCATTATTAGTTGCTTATTACATCCAGTTTACAGAATCAATCGGAATATACTGTTCTGATGTTTTTGTTTACTTGTTAAATGCACTGTATTACTCCGGAGCCAATATAAACTCAACATCAACGATTTATTTATATCCTTTAATCTCATTTATAACTTCATTATTATTTGATTTGGGATTTAAAAGCGAACTTTCTATTTATTTAGTTACTGGTGTATTCGCAATACTTGGAAATATCGGATTTTATATTTTGCTTAGAACCAGATTTGATGAAGTATTGAGTTTAACTGGAACTATAATGTATGCTACTTTTGCACTTAATTTAGCATGGTTAGCTAATGGAACTTTGGATATACCTGCGGTGGCTGTAACCATATGGTGTGTTCTTATCTCATATATGGCTATTAAATTAAATCCAAAATATTATGCAATAGCTATGCCTCTTTTTGTAATCTGTTTATTTACAAGATACACAGCAGGACTAATTCTACCGGTTTTAATATTATACTATGTTTATGAAAAAGGATTTAAAATAACTCCTGAAGACAAACCATACATCATTAAAGGAATCCTGTACTCTATAGGTATTTTTGCCATTGTTTTAATCATATTAACTGTAATGAGTAATTTTGAATTACCGTTAATTCATGAAACTGCAATAAGAGTAGAAGGAAAACGCGGAATGACTGTAAATCAAGCATACAATCCAGATATGAAATATTACTTTACCAATTTCCCAGAATTCATTTCTGCTTCAAAAACAACCTTTGTAAATGCTACCCCACTACTTGAAAATTCAACAGTACTTTCATGGATAAGTCTTGGACTATTAGCTGTTGGAACTGTTCTTGGAGCAATGAAAATAAGAATCAAACGCAATAAAGAAAGTATTGGAGCAGCAATTGCATTTTTAATATCTGTTGCAATATTTACCCAGGTCAGTTCCATTGTTACAATAATAATTACATTTATCGGCCTTTATTTAATTGGTAAAGACTCCCAACATAAAGAATACCTTGCAATGTTAGGCTGGATACTGTCATTTTACATATTTTTTACTTATTTCAATATCCGAGTTAACAGATATATTATTCCAGCAATTCCTCCAATCATATACTTCATTATGCTAAGTATCGAATTGATTCATGAAAAAATTAAAATCAACAAAAATATAATTCCACTGATTTTAATTATAATGTTTGTAATTCAAGGATTCACATTTACATCAACTTACGAAGACATTCCAAATTTCAAAGCTCCCGAAGAAATATCTAATTACATAATCCAAAATAACCCTGATTATGAAAATCAATCAATTGGAGTTTATAATTTAAGACCTTACAGCTGGTATTTACAAACAGACGTTGAAGGAATTCCAACAGGCAATACTACATACATAGATCAATCCAATGTAACGTATTACATTTCCAACAAAGAACTAAGCAATTTAACTAATTATACTCAAATAAAAAACATAGATAACCTATATTTATATGAAAAAAATAAGTAATATCCACTACAAAATGTGAAATATTAGAAACATATATAATAAAACAGTTATAAAAATTAACACATAAAATAAGGCAAACTAAAGAGGGTAATATGAAAGTTGTATGCTGTAAGAACTGTGGTGCTAAATACCAACTCGATGATGATGATGACATAAGTGCATTCGAGTGTTCTTCATGCTCAGGAGATTTAGAAGTTGTTGAAAATTATTCTGATGACGACAATTCCTCAAAATCTACAATTATAACTTCACAAAAGTATGATGATTCATATATCGTCCAATGTAGCGAATGTGGATTAAAATATAAACTAAATAAAAATGATAACATACTTGATTATGAATGTGATAGTTGTGGCGGACCTTTAAGATATTTAGACGAAAATATGAACCAAGAAGTAGACCGATATCTTGAAGAGAGAAAAAATGAAGCTCCTGAAACAGTTTATGAAGAAACCGACAGCGCTGATGAATATACATCTACTGAAAAGAATACAATAACACCTATACATTCTGTTACACATAGAATAGAAAATTTTTTCTCAGAAGATCATATGCAAAAAATTGCAGATGAAGAACTGGAAAAACAATTGGAACATCAACCTGCTCCAAGAACTGCAAGAACTACAATTCCACAAGCAGTACTGTCCAAGTTTGGAAAAGAATTTTCCATACCTAAATCAAATGATTATAATGTTTTGAAAAAATATCTAAAAGATGAATTTTTCAAAGGAATGGAATCATATTATGCAGACATTCCGGAAACTGAAAAATCACATAAGTTTTTAGAAAAAATAGGTGACAAATTAGCAATAAAGGAACCAAGCACTAACATCACATCTGTAAATGATGAAAACACTCAAATAAACGAAATTAAGAATTATAGTAACACAAACAACATCATTATTGCAATTGGAGCTATAATCTTCGTTTTAAGTATTGTAGAAATATTAACTATTGATAGCGGATTTGGTATATTTACCTTGTTAATTGGTGTATTAGTATTATGTTACGGAATATATAAAACTAGAGACACCAAAGAAACAGAAACAAGAACTAGAATTATCAGAGAACATTTATTAACTCTTCCAGAGGAGTATTATGTTTTCTACAATGTAAAAATACCTGCATCATCTACAGGTATAAACCATGTAGTTATAGGACCTTCAGGAATTTATGCACTTATTTCACAAAAATACAAAGCAAAAAATAAATTAGAATCAGAAAATGAAAATTTAAATTTAATTGATTCTATTGAAAATGATGACAAAATAGAAGAAATTAACTCCCATTACGGCAGACGTTTTAAGTATACAACTAAACAGGCAAAATTCTCACAGGACAATAAAATAAAACAAAAATCATTAATATTAGGTGAAAACCTGATTAATTTCCTTAATGAAAACAATATAAGGCATTGTTTTGTTGAGCCTTTAGTTGGTTTCATAAATCATGAAGTTGTTGTAATAAACACTCCATTAACTGATGAAGATTTATTTATGGAAGAACTGCTGTATAAAATTGAATACGGCCCTACCAAATTAAATTCTGAAACAATAGACAAATGTGCAGTTTTACTTAACAAATATTCTGCAGACTGTTCTTCAGAATTTTAACTTTTTTTATTTTTTAAATTAAATACTGTTTTTTAAAAAAAAGAATTGTAAAGAATTTATTTAGCATTATCCAAATTAAATTCCCTATACTTAGACTTAACAACACTCCAACATTCTTCAAAACCATGTTTTAAATCAATTTCCAACATTTTGTTATTCATTGCCTGTCTAAGTTCAAAATCATTAGCCACAATATTAAACTGTTCTATAATGTCTTCCTGAGTCAAATAAGATCCAAGACCCATATTTACAAATCCGTGTTCAGGACTTCCAAATAGATTTTTCTCTTCTCTTTCATCCTTACATATAACAATACATGGAACACCTAAAGAACAGACCTGATACATGATTCTTCCCCCAGAAGTGAAAATAACATCTGCAGAAATCATGAAGTCACTGATAGAATTTACTGTTGTATAAAACTGAACATTTTGCATAAGCTCATATTTAGCTGACAATTCTTCAAAATTTTCATGTCCTGAACCTAAAATAACATTGATTCTGCCAGAAAACCCACTAGCTAAAAGAGCATCCAAAACTTTTTGAGACAAGTTAAGTGTATCATTTGGAGCAAAATCAATCAAAACAGTTTTAACATCATTTGTAATTATTTTTGGCTGATGCAAATAAAATTCATCTTTTAAAATGTAATATTCATGCCCCACAAAGAATTTTTCATCACCTTCATGTTCATATAATGAATCAAATACCAGATCCGCAAGATCTGAACCGCTTCCAAAATCTTCAAAATTAATTATATAATAACCCTTATTTGTCAAATCGACCATATACTCATAAGAAGTATTACCCACATCATTAATAATAATCTTCGGATCAAACTGTTCAAATAAACCAAGCAACTCAGATTTACCTCCATATGTTTGATATTTGTAATTATACCCTTCAATAATGTCAATTCCCAACTGATGGGTTCTATTAATAAAGAATACTACGTCATGGAATACAAGTTTTGATGCCATTGACAAACAGCGGTACATATGACCTGTTCCAATCTGGTCATAAGCATCAACAACAAAAGCTATTTTTATTTTATTAAGATAATTATTTGCAATCCACCAGTCTTCATAAGTATTTATTTCAACACTTTCTTCACGAGAAATCTCAATCAGGTCTATATTCAAACCTAAACGAGATGTTTCAGTTACAAAATTACGGCGAGTAGCTAATATACCTCCGGTTTCTTTAAAAGTTTTAGGAAGCAAATCCCTATATAATCTTTCAGAATAAAATGGAAAATACCTTCCATTTTCATCATCGAATCCCCACCTCAGATTCTTATCATCAACAACAGAAATTACACTATCAATATTAAAATCAGCGAATTTTTCAATAGCTTTATCTAATGTTTCAGTTTTTAGTAACGGAGAAGAAGGTTGAATTGTAATTACAATATCATATTCGTCAAAAGCCTGTTTTTCTTTTTGTAACATTGCATCATAAATAACAGTATCCAATAATGTTTCATCAGTAGCTAATTCTACAGGACGCTTCACAACACTAGTACCATACTTTTCAACAATCGATGCAATTTCAGAATCCTCAGTAGACACCACTACATCATCAACATATTTTGACGATTTAGCTATATCTATTGAGTAATAAATAAGAGGTTTTTCACCAAGTAAACGTAAATTTTTACGAGGAATGTTTTTTGAATAACCTCTAGCAGGAATCACCACCAATATCTTATTATTTTCAAACATATAAATCCCTAAATTACAAAATTTATTTAAACGTTACTAAATAATATAATAATACTAATATTAAATCTTTTAGGTGTTAATGAATGAAAAATATGACAAAAGAGTTGTTAGACAAAATAAATGAAATAGCTACTCCAGTAAAAATAATGCATGTTTGTGGTTCACATGAACACGCAATTATGGAAAATGGAATAAGGTCTTTACTTCCACCAGAAGTAGAAATCATTGCAGGACCCGGCTGTCCGGTATGTGTTGTACCTTCCCGTGAAATTGACGAATGTCTAGAATTAGTCGACAGGGGAGTGACAGTGACTACTTTTGGAGATATGTTGAGAGTTCCTGGTTCTGAACGTTCACTTGCAGAAGCAAAAGCAGAAGGTGGAGATGTAAGAGTAGTGTATGGAATTAATAAAGCTATTGAAATAGCTGAAAAAGAGGATAATGACGTTGTATTTATGGCTGCAGGATTTGAAACCACAGCACCAACAACTGCTGCAGAAATTTTGGCAGAACCTCCTGAAAATTTCTCAGTCTTATCCTGTCATAGATTAATCCCCCCAGCTATCGATTATTTAATAAATTCTGGGGAAACCAATCTTAATGCATTAATTGAACCTGGACATGTCTGTACAATCATAGGAACCAAGCCTTTTGAATATCTTTCAACAGACTATGGTATACCTCAGGCAGTTGCCGGATTTAATCCTTTAGACATTTTAATGTCTGTTTATATGATTTTAAGACAAATACGTGATGATACACCTAAAATAGATAACGAATACAACAGAGCAGTTAGAGACGAAGGAAATATAATAGCTCAAAAAGTTATCGATCAAGTATTTGATGTAGGTAGCAGAGAATGGAGAGGATTTCCGAAAATACCTAATTCCATTCTAGAAATTAAAGATGAATTCAGCCAGTACAATGCAAGAGCCAAATATGACATTGAAGTAAAAGATGTTAAAGAAGCTCCTAAAGGCTGTATTTGCGGACCTATTTTAAGAGGATTGGCCAGACCTGAAGACTGCAAATTATTTAGAAAATCCTGTAACCCCCTACATCCAATCGGAGCATGTATGGTCAGTAAAGAAGGAACCTGTAATATAGCCCACAGATATTCAAGGGATTAAAATGAATATAGATGCAATAGCTGTAGATATTGATGGAACAATAACTGATAATAAAAGAAGACTTTGTTACTCAGCTATGGAAGCTATACGAAAAGCAGAAGATGCAGGAGTCCCTACAATTATTGTAACTGGAAATATTGTAACTTATGCCTATGCAACATTAGTACTCCTCGGAGCTAGCGGAGGAGTAGTGGGAGAAAACGGAGGAGTAATATTTAAAGAAAATTACAATAACAACCAGATAAAAACAGTAGTTGACAGAACTTATGTAAATGCTGCTGATAAACACTTAAAAGAAAGATTAGGTTCAAAGTTTGATAAAAACATTTCAAATGACAACATGTACAGGTTGACTGAAAGTGTATTTTACAAAACCATAACTAAAAAAGAGCTGGAAGAGGGATTGAAAGGCTTTGAATACCTAGATAAAATAGAATTATACGATAGTGGATTTGCCCTACATGTCACAGACAAAAGAGTAAATAAAGGAAGTTCATTAAAGTATCTTTGTAATGAAAACGGCATCGACATGGAAAATGTAATGGCTATGGGAGACAGCGAAAATGATGAAGCATTCCTGAAAGAAGCCGGAATGAAGGTGGCTGTTGGAAATGCTGAAGATTTTCTGAAAAAAAATAGTGACTATGTTTGCAAAAATAACTATGGTGACGGCGTAAAGGAAGCTATTGAAAAATTTGTATTATAAGAGCTGATAAAATGATATATGAAATGGCTGAAAAATGTGAAAAGGAAGTTAAAAAAATCTGTGATGATTACGAGGTATACATCAGTTCTGGAAAAACAATAGAACTTGATTCTAAAAACGATGAATTGAATTTTGCAAAAGAAGAAATTACCCAAGGAATTGGAATTAGGGTACTGAAAGATAATAAAATGGGATTTGCATTTACTTCAGATATGGATAAAATTAATCAAACTGCACTTCAGGCCCTGGAAAATACTAAATTAAATAATCCTGATGAAAATTATGCATTTTCACAAAAAGAAAAAGTAAATGACATTGACAAACTCTATGATAAAAAATTTGAAAACTTGGATTTGGATGAATCCATTGATTTTTTAAATAACATCATAACAAAAGCTAATGAAACCCAATGTGATGTAACTTCAGCAGGATTTTCAGCAAGCCGCGGTGAATCACTTATCTTAAATTCAAATGGAGTTTCAATTGCCAATAAAAGTACTGGATTTGGTGCTGGATTATCTGTAAATATTGAAGCAAAAGAAAATGTAGCTACAGCATATGATTCCATTTCTTCAAGATTTTATGATTTGGATGGTGATAAATTAGCCGAAGATGTTTGTAAATTAGCTATGGATTCTGTTGATACAAAGGCTATTGAAACTAAAGATTACGATGTAGTTCTTGATTATTATGCTGCTACCGGTCTTTTATCCACTTTTTTAGAAGCATTTAACGGAGAAAATGTTCAAAGACAAAGATCAATTCTTCATGACAAAATGAACAGCGAAATTGTAAGTCCAAACCTATCAATAACAAATGATGCCACTTTAGAAAAAGGAATGTATTCTACAAAGTGTGACGGTGAAGGAACTGTATCTAAGAAAACCAAGCTTGTAGAAAATGGTGTGTTAAAATCATTCATGTATGATATTTACACTGCAAATAAAGGAAATACAACAAGTACTGGAAACGGTTACAGAAACTCATACTTATCTACACCGTCAGTCAGTCCGTCAAATATAATTCTTGATTTTGATGAAAAAATCGGGACAGATGAAATATCTGAAGGAGTTTTAACTACCAGCGTTTTAGGAGCACATACTGCAAATCCTATTTCAGGTGATTTTTCAGTAGAAGCAAGTAATGCTTTTAAAATAGAAAATGGTGAGATTAGCTATCCTATAAATAAAGCAATGATTTCAGGAAATATATTTGAAATAATGAAAAAATGTGAAGGAGTCAAATCCGAAATTAAACAATACGGACCGTTTATCCTTCCAAAAATCTTAGTCCACAACTTAAGAGTTGTTGGACAACATTAAATTTTTTTTAATTTTCGTCTGTAATTATCAATAGTGGATGAAGAAAAATCTGTTGATAAATATTTGCCCACTAACTCTTTACTTTTGTCAAAGTCTTTAATTTGAGTTTGAGAAGCTTTTTCAATTTCTTTTTCTAAATTTTTAATCCTATTATCAAATGTTCTTTCAGATTTAAGGAAATCAACATTAGTTTTACGGGAAATTCTTTTAATCTCTTCATCAATGTCTATTTCTTCATTCTTTTTAGCCATGCTATGACCTACATTTTAATGATTGGCAATCTTATTTCAGTAATATATTCTTCTTCGCTGTCTGCATTGTGAATATTTTTTACTAAAACTTCAGTAGGTGAACCAATAATATCATAATTGTTTTCTTGAGCTACTTTAACCATTGTATCATAGCTATCTAAAATATTATCAATAGAACCTTCATGAATTCCACTTAAAACGCCATGTTCAAATAAATCCGCAGTTTTAATAATATCTTTTGCTTGTGCATTACCTTCAATAGCTATACCTACATCAAATACTGCATCCCCTTGATTTACACTATGTCTTGGAGAGTAATATATTATAAAAGGTTCCCCAATTGTTTTAATTTCTTCTGTTTCAACCCAATCCATTAATTTGGAAAGCAATACTTCCAAATCAGAAATTGGACCTTTATAATTAATAACAGCTATTTTTTGATCAGGAATAATTTTATCTTGAATTTGCATTTGATTCACCTTTTTTTATTTAATATTTTTAATTTATGTTAAATAAATATACCTCAACTTCTTCTCCTTCATCAAGAAGTTCAACAGATTTTGGAACTTTAACATAACCGTCAGCAGTAGATAAAGAAAATATAGCTCCAGAGTCTTTAAATATCGGTTGGATATCTTCACCGTCAACTTTTACTAACTGATACTGCATCCTACCCACTGGAGAATGTATTCTTCTGGTTAGTTTACCTTTAACTACACTTTTTTCGAAATTTTTGTCAATACCTGCCAATTTTGTTAAAGGAGGAGCTACAAATGCATTAAATATCATTAAAGCAGATACCGGATTTCCAGGCAATCCAATAACAATTTTACCATCTACAATACCCACAATAGTAGGTTTTCCAGGCTGGACAGAAATTCCATGAATATAAACCTGACCCAGTTCATCCAAAACATGTTTCATTACATCTCCCAGACCTGCAGAAGTTCCTCCAGATCCGATTAAAATATCCACATCATCTAAAGATTCCTGAATTTTAGCTTTAAGTTGATCATAATTATCCTTAACAGTTCCTAAAAACTTAGCATCAGCTCCACAGGATATTGCATCATTTTTAATCATGTTTCCATTGACATCATAAATTTTACCGTACGGCAATTCATTGCCCTGAAGAGTAATTTCATTTCCGGTTGATATGACCCCAACAGTAGGTTTTTTATAAACTTCAATTGTTTCAAATCCCTGAGAAAGTAAAACACCAATTTTACCAGGAGTTAAAACATCACCTTTCTTTAAAATTAATTTGGATTCTTCAGTATCAGAACCTTTTTTAGCTACATCCTGAGTAGGAGTAACAGTAGTCAAGATATTAACTGCAGAATCCATTTTTTCACAGTATTCAACCATTACAACTGCATCTGCCCCTTCAGGCATAGCTGCACCAGTACTTATTTCAACACATTTGCCTTCTTCAACAATCTTATCCGTTGTTGAACCTGCCTCTAAAAAATCAATAACTTCCAAAGTCTTTGGAGACTCTTCACTAGCTCCAAAACTGTCCTGTGAAAGAATTGCAAAACCATCTTTTAAAGCTTTATCAAATGGAGGAAAATCCATCCTACTGTACACATCACCAGAAAGTACTCTGCCGTATGCATCTTCAACAGCAATCTCTTCACTTTGAAGAGTGTAATATTTATCAAATAAGTTTTGAATAATTTCTAAAGCATCTTCGGATTCTTTAATTTTTAAAAATTCAGTTCCCATATTATCCCCTTTAATGAATACATTAATATATTAATAAAAGTAATATATAAATAGTTTAATTTATCATCAACCAAATGGAAAATATAAACTATATTGATGGAGGAGAGTACTTGTCAAAACCAAATAATAACAATGACCAGCAAGAATTTAGAAGAGTAAGAACACCTAAAAAAGGGGAAATTCCAGGAGCCGTGGAACAAATCATGGGTCATGGTAAATTAAAAGTTAGATGTGCTGATGGAAATATTAGAATGACCAGAATCCCTGGAAAAATGAAAAAACGTATTTGGATTCGTGAAGGAGACATCATTCTTGTAAAACCATGGGATTTCCAATCAGATGAAAAAGCGGATGTAATCTGGAGATATACCAAAACTGAATCTAACTGGCTTGAAAGAAAAGGCTATTTAAAAATGTAAATACCCTTTTTACCCTCTTATTATTTTAACTGATTTTAATGGATTCAAAAATCAATAAAGCCGATGCAAAAGTCCAAAAAATACGAGAACGTAAAAGGCGAAAAGGTAGTGAAGATAGAAAAGTCGGAAGCGAAGTCTTCGACAAAATAACTTTAGAAACCCTATATAAATTAGCTAAACAGGATTATATTGATATTTTAAATGGTGCTATAAGTACCGGAAAAGAAGCTAATGTTTTAAAGGGAATAACTAAAGATGAAACTTATGTAGCTGTTAAAATTTACAGAATAGCTACTTCTGATTTTAAAAAAATGGATTATTATGTCCATGGCGACCCAAGATTTAATGTTAAAACTAAAAATAAAAGACAACTGATTTATGCCTGGGTAAGTAAAGAATTTAAAAACCTTAAAAGATTGTATAATGCAGGAGTTAATGTTCCTGAGCCTTACATCAGTGCAAATAATGTTTTGATAATTGAATTTATTGGAGATGAAAAAGGAAATCCTGCACAGCCCGTTAGAAATCAGCCTCCAAAAAATCCTGAAGAATTTTTCAATAAGCTTTTAGTGCAACTGAAAAAGTTCGTGCATGAAGGAAAATTGGTTCATGGAGATTTATCCAATTATAACATTCTTAATCAAAATGAAGAACCAGTTATTATTGATGTTTCACAGTCTGTCGTTTTAGACAATCCTATATCTCACGAATTGCTCCAAAGGGATATTAAAACATTAGTGAATGAATATAAAAAATTAGGTGTAAAAACAAGTTATGATGAAGTATACGAATATGTAGACTTC
This genomic stretch from Methanobrevibacter smithii ATCC 35061 harbors:
- the eif1A gene encoding translation initiation factor eIF-1A, which encodes MENINYIDGGEYLSKPNNNNDQQEFRRVRTPKKGEIPGAVEQIMGHGKLKVRCADGNIRMTRIPGKMKKRIWIREGDIILVKPWDFQSDEKADVIWRYTKTESNWLERKGYLKM
- a CDS encoding molybdenum cofactor synthesis domain-containing protein, coding for MGTEFLKIKESEDALEIIQNLFDKYYTLQSEEIAVEDAYGRVLSGDVYSRMDFPPFDKALKDGFAILSQDSFGASEESPKTLEVIDFLEAGSTTDKIVEEGKCVEISTGAAMPEGADAVVMVEYCEKMDSAVNILTTVTPTQDVAKKGSDTEESKLILKKGDVLTPGKIGVLLSQGFETIEVYKKPTVGVISTGNEITLQGNELPYGKIYDVNGNMIKNDAISCGADAKFLGTVKDNYDQLKAKIQESLDDVDILIGSGGTSAGLGDVMKHVLDELGQVYIHGISVQPGKPTIVGIVDGKIVIGLPGNPVSALMIFNAFVAPPLTKLAGIDKNFEKSVVKGKLTRRIHSPVGRMQYQLVKVDGEDIQPIFKDSGAIFSLSTADGYVKVPKSVELLDEGEEVEVYLFNIN
- a CDS encoding GyrI-like domain-containing protein; the encoded protein is MQIQDKIIPDQKIAVINYKGPISDLEVLLSKLMDWVETEEIKTIGEPFIIYYSPRHSVNQGDAVFDVGIAIEGNAQAKDIIKTADLFEHGVLSGIHEGSIDNILDSYDTMVKVAQENNYDIIGSPTEVLVKNIHNADSEEEYITEIRLPIIKM
- a CDS encoding cytidylyltransferase domain-containing protein → MFENNKILVVIPARGYSKNIPRKNLRLLGEKPLIYYSIDIAKSSKYVDDVVVSTEDSEIASIVEKYGTSVVKRPVELATDETLLDTVIYDAMLQKEKQAFDEYDIVITIQPSSPLLKTETLDKAIEKFADFNIDSVISVVDDKNLRWGFDDENGRYFPFYSERLYRDLLPKTFKETGGILATRRNFVTETSRLGLNIDLIEISREESVEINTYEDWWIANNYLNKIKIAFVVDAYDQIGTGHMYRCLSMASKLVFHDVVFFINRTHQLGIDIIEGYNYKYQTYGGKSELLGLFEQFDPKIIINDVGNTSYEYMVDLTNKGYYIINFEDFGSGSDLADLVFDSLYEHEGDEKFFVGHEYYILKDEFYLHQPKIITNDVKTVLIDFAPNDTLNLSQKVLDALLASGFSGRINVILGSGHENFEELSAKYELMQNVQFYTTVNSISDFMISADVIFTSGGRIMYQVCSLGVPCIVICKDEREEKNLFGSPEHGFVNMGLGSYLTQEDIIEQFNIVANDFELRQAMNNKMLEIDLKHGFEECWSVVKSKYREFNLDNAK
- the hypD gene encoding hydrogenase formation protein HypD → MKNMTKELLDKINEIATPVKIMHVCGSHEHAIMENGIRSLLPPEVEIIAGPGCPVCVVPSREIDECLELVDRGVTVTTFGDMLRVPGSERSLAEAKAEGGDVRVVYGINKAIEIAEKEDNDVVFMAAGFETTAPTTAAEILAEPPENFSVLSCHRLIPPAIDYLINSGETNLNALIEPGHVCTIIGTKPFEYLSTDYGIPQAVAGFNPLDILMSVYMILRQIRDDTPKIDNEYNRAVRDEGNIIAQKVIDQVFDVGSREWRGFPKIPNSILEIKDEFSQYNARAKYDIEVKDVKEAPKGCICGPILRGLARPEDCKLFRKSCNPLHPIGACMVSKEGTCNIAHRYSRD
- a CDS encoding glycosyltransferase family 39 protein, which codes for MIFNDLNLKSNDAKFILVVLIISSLLVAYYIQFTESIGIYCSDVFVYLLNALYYSGANINSTSTIYLYPLISFITSLLFDLGFKSELSIYLVTGVFAILGNIGFYILLRTRFDEVLSLTGTIMYATFALNLAWLANGTLDIPAVAVTIWCVLISYMAIKLNPKYYAIAMPLFVICLFTRYTAGLILPVLILYYVYEKGFKITPEDKPYIIKGILYSIGIFAIVLIILTVMSNFELPLIHETAIRVEGKRGMTVNQAYNPDMKYYFTNFPEFISASKTTFVNATPLLENSTVLSWISLGLLAVGTVLGAMKIRIKRNKESIGAAIAFLISVAIFTQVSSIVTIIITFIGLYLIGKDSQHKEYLAMLGWILSFYIFFTYFNIRVNRYIIPAIPPIIYFIMLSIELIHEKIKINKNIIPLILIIMFVIQGFTFTSTYEDIPNFKAPEEISNYIIQNNPDYENQSIGVYNLRPYSWYLQTDVEGIPTGNTTYIDQSNVTYYISNKELSNLTNYTQIKNIDNLYLYEKNK
- a CDS encoding phosphoglycolate phosphatase, with amino-acid sequence MNIDAIAVDIDGTITDNKRRLCYSAMEAIRKAEDAGVPTIIVTGNIVTYAYATLVLLGASGGVVGENGGVIFKENYNNNQIKTVVDRTYVNAADKHLKERLGSKFDKNISNDNMYRLTESVFYKTITKKELEEGLKGFEYLDKIELYDSGFALHVTDKRVNKGSSLKYLCNENGIDMENVMAMGDSENDEAFLKEAGMKVAVGNAEDFLKKNSDYVCKNNYGDGVKEAIEKFVL
- a CDS encoding TldD/PmbA family protein, giving the protein MIYEMAEKCEKEVKKICDDYEVYISSGKTIELDSKNDELNFAKEEITQGIGIRVLKDNKMGFAFTSDMDKINQTALQALENTKLNNPDENYAFSQKEKVNDIDKLYDKKFENLDLDESIDFLNNIITKANETQCDVTSAGFSASRGESLILNSNGVSIANKSTGFGAGLSVNIEAKENVATAYDSISSRFYDLDGDKLAEDVCKLAMDSVDTKAIETKDYDVVLDYYAATGLLSTFLEAFNGENVQRQRSILHDKMNSEIVSPNLSITNDATLEKGMYSTKCDGEGTVSKKTKLVENGVLKSFMYDIYTANKGNTTSTGNGYRNSYLSTPSVSPSNIILDFDEKIGTDEISEGVLTTSVLGAHTANPISGDFSVEASNAFKIENGEISYPINKAMISGNIFEIMKKCEGVKSEIKQYGPFILPKILVHNLRVVGQH
- a CDS encoding serine protein kinase RIO, translated to MDSKINKADAKVQKIRERKRRKGSEDRKVGSEVFDKITLETLYKLAKQDYIDILNGAISTGKEANVLKGITKDETYVAVKIYRIATSDFKKMDYYVHGDPRFNVKTKNKRQLIYAWVSKEFKNLKRLYNAGVNVPEPYISANNVLIIEFIGDEKGNPAQPVRNQPPKNPEEFFNKLLVQLKKFVHEGKLVHGDLSNYNILNQNEEPVIIDVSQSVVLDNPISHELLQRDIKTLVNEYKKLGVKTSYDEVYEYVDFKL
- a CDS encoding nuclease-related domain-containing protein encodes the protein MKVVCCKNCGAKYQLDDDDDISAFECSSCSGDLEVVENYSDDDNSSKSTIITSQKYDDSYIVQCSECGLKYKLNKNDNILDYECDSCGGPLRYLDENMNQEVDRYLEERKNEAPETVYEETDSADEYTSTEKNTITPIHSVTHRIENFFSEDHMQKIADEELEKQLEHQPAPRTARTTIPQAVLSKFGKEFSIPKSNDYNVLKKYLKDEFFKGMESYYADIPETEKSHKFLEKIGDKLAIKEPSTNITSVNDENTQINEIKNYSNTNNIIIAIGAIIFVLSIVEILTIDSGFGIFTLLIGVLVLCYGIYKTRDTKETETRTRIIREHLLTLPEEYYVFYNVKIPASSTGINHVVIGPSGIYALISQKYKAKNKLESENENLNLIDSIENDDKIEEINSHYGRRFKYTTKQAKFSQDNKIKQKSLILGENLINFLNENNIRHCFVEPLVGFINHEVVVINTPLTDEDLFMEELLYKIEYGPTKLNSETIDKCAVLLNKYSADCSSEF